The DNA region CAGGAGCGCTTTTTGATCAGGGTTTAGGAAGATTCGGATCTTCCTGGATCGCCTTGCGGTAGCTTCTGAGTCCGGGCATTCGACGAGAGAAGAGGTGAAGGATGGCGAGAAGATCGGCTGTGAGTTCTGATTCTGGGCAGTGAACAGATTGGTCGAGAACCACGAGTTCGCCACCGTTTTGTTGAACCATGAACTCGAACAGCTCGAATCCGAATCGGCAGAGTCGGTCTCGACAGGCAACCACAACTTGGAGCTGATCGCCGCGCATGAGTCTGACCAGTAGGGATTGCAATCCTTTCCGCTTGAAGTTGAGACCTGATCCGATGTCTTGGATGATTTCGGCATCGGGGTAGCGATCGCGCATGAACTGGACTTGTCTTGCGAGATCGTCCCGCTGCTTGGCAGAACTGACGCGGCAGTAGCAAACAACGATAGATCGAGTTGCTTTGCGTCCATATGACTCGACGTTATAAAGCCGCTGTCCCGCTTCATTGCGGATGGTTTCGATCTTCCCTTCATCTGCGTACTTCCTTAGCGTGTTTGGATGCAATCCCAGAAATTCGACCGCTTTTCTGAGAGGAATGTATGCCATATCTAAATATTGGCATACGTTAGCGAATGTTAGTAAATTAATTACTGTTGATCAACCCCACTGCCCAACCCCCAAACCGCCGCCATCCGCCCTATGGAGATCTCTGTTACCTTTTTGCCCGATCAAGTTACCGTCTCAGCCCAACCGGGCGAGATGCTGTTAACCGTGGCCGATCGCGCCGGGGTTGCCATTCCCACGGGTTGCCTGATGGGGTCTTGCCATGCCTGCGAAGTGGATTGGGCAGCGCAACCATTACCCAGCCCCGATCGCCCCGATCCGTCAGCGGCCCCCGACAGTGCCGAAGACCCCCAAACCGTTTGTGCTTGCATCAGTGCCGTACCCACCGGAATCTCAGCACTGACGGTCAATTTGGGCATTGATCCCACGTGGTAAGGTTGGGCAGTTGATCTGCTCGGAGTAATGCTCGGTGACCACGGAACACTTCCCTCAGACAGCGATTGAGGGTTTTGCTCTCCCCTTGGGGGCGGTGTCCCCGACCCCTGATCCGCTGCCCCTGGACAGCCCCATTCTGGACAACCCGATCGCGGAAGCCGATGTTTTGGTGGTGGGTGGCGGCACTGGGGGAACGGCGGCGGCCATCCAAGCGG from Limnothrix sp. FACHB-406 includes:
- a CDS encoding IS607 family transposase yields the protein MAYIPLRKAVEFLGLHPNTLRKYADEGKIETIRNEAGQRLYNVESYGRKATRSIVVCYCRVSSAKQRDDLARQVQFMRDRYPDAEIIQDIGSGLNFKRKGLQSLLVRLMRGDQLQVVVACRDRLCRFGFELFEFMVQQNGGELVVLDQSVHCPESELTADLLAILHLFSRRMPGLRSYRKAIQEDPNLPKP
- a CDS encoding 2Fe-2S iron-sulfur cluster binding domain-containing protein, with amino-acid sequence MEISVTFLPDQVTVSAQPGEMLLTVADRAGVAIPTGCLMGSCHACEVDWAAQPLPSPDRPDPSAAPDSAEDPQTVCACISAVPTGISALTVNLGIDPTW